A section of the Primulina eburnea isolate SZY01 chromosome 1, ASM2296580v1, whole genome shotgun sequence genome encodes:
- the LOC140823556 gene encoding ammonium transporter 1 member 2-like — protein MADPLTSCTATDLLPLFGGSSNATAAAAFICSGFKAVSDKLSSATYAIDNTYLLFSAYLVFAMQLGFAMLCAGSVRAKNTMNIMLTNVLDAAAGGLSYYLFGFAFAFGGPSNGFIGKHFFGLKEFPSPTGDYSFFLYQWAFAIAAAGITSGSIAERTQFVSYLIYSSFLTGFVYPVVSHWFWSGDGWAGAARTSGSLLFGSGAIDFAGSGVVHMVGGIAGLWGAYIEGPRIGRFARSGRSVALRGHSASLVVLGSFLLWFGWYGFNPGSFLVINKPYGTRGSYYGQWSAVGRTAVTTTLAGSTAALTTLFGKRLLVGHWNVTDVCNGLLGGLAAITSGCSVVEPWAAIICGFISAWVLIGFNILAEKLEYDDPLEAAQLHGGCGAWGLLFTGLFAKKAYVYEVYQGSPDRPHGLLMGGGGKLLAAQIIQILVIVGWVSATMGPLFFALKKFGLLRISNEDEMAGMDMTSHGGMAYIYHDEDDDESNGQPQFKLKRIEPTNSITPEHPPPNV, from the exons ATGGCTGATCCCTTGACCAGCTGCACGGCCACTGACCTCCTCCCCCTCTTCGGCGGCTCCTCCAACGCCACTGCCGCCGCCGCCTTCATATGCAGCGGCTTCAAAGCCGTCTCCGACAAGCTCTCCTCCGCCACATACGCCATAGACAACACTTACCTCCTGTTCTCCGCGTACCTAGTTTTCGCCATGCAGCTCGGCTTCGCCATGCTGTGCGCCGGCTCAGTCCGAGCCAAGAACACAATGAACATAATGCTCACAAATGTCCTCGACGCGGCGGCTGGCGGGCTGAGCTACTACCTGTTCGGCTTCGCCTTTGCTTTCGGCGGGCCCTCCAATGGGTTCATCGGCAAACACTTCTTCGGGCTCAAGGAATTTCCCTCGCCTACTGGGGATTACAGCTTCTTCCTTTACCAATGGGCTTTCGCCATTGCTGCAGCAG GTATCACTAGCGGGTCCATTGCAGAAAGGACACAATTTGTTTCATACCTAATATATTCATCATTCCTGACCGGTTTTGTGTACCCCGTCGTTTCGCACTGGTTCTGGTCTGGTGACGGTTGGGCCGGAGCCGCAAGAACTAGTGGCAGCCTTCTTTTTGGCTCGGGAGCCATCGATTTCGCCGGTTCAGGTGTGGTTCATATGGTTGGTGGTATTGCTGGTCTGTGGGGAGCCTACATAGAAGGTCCAAGAATCGGCCGGTTCGCCCGGAGTGGCCGGTCCGTCGCATTGCGTGGCCACAGCGCTTCATTAGTTGTGTTGGGGAGTTTCTTGCTCTGGTTCGGGTGGTACGGATTCAATCCCGGTTCGTTTTTAGTCATAAACAAGCCATACGGTACAAGGGGGTCGTATTACGGCCAGTGGAGCGCGGTTGGGAGGACAGCTGTCACAACGACATTGGCAGGAAGCACGGCGGCCCTTACCACCTTGTTTGGTAAGAGGCTTCTGGTCGGGCATTGGAATGTGACTGATGTGTGCAATGGTTTGTTAGGGGGATTGGCCGCGATCACGTCAGGATGCTCGGTGGTCGAGCCGTGGGCCGCGATCATATGCGGGTTCATCTCGGCTTGGGTGTTGATTGGGTTCAACATATTGGCTGAGAAACTCGAGTACGATGATCCACTGGAAGCAGCCCAACTGCACGGTGGGTGTGGTGCATGGGGTCTACTATTCACCGGATTATTTGCCAAGAAGGCATATGTGTACGAGGTATATCAGGGCAGTCCCGATAGGCCACACGGGTTGCTCATGGGCGGCGGAGGGAAGCTTTTGGCAGCTCAGATAATCCAGATTCTAGTGATAGTCGGATGGGTAAGTGCGACGATGGGGCCGCTTTTCTTCGCTCTTAAGAAATTTGGGTTACTGAGGATTTCGAATGAAGACGAGATGGCCGGAATGGACATGACTAGCCATGGTGGGATGGCTTATATTTACCACGACGAGGATGACGATGAATCCAACGGACAACCGCAATTCAAGCTTAAACGAATCGAACCGACGAACAGCATCACACCGGAGCATCCCCCGCCTAATGTCTGA
- the LOC140823564 gene encoding uncharacterized protein, producing MKGDTFVTPGEVLGKAAELRAGRGAYVSAHDKTVYASLTGFISITPALPESADQRPTVEVTGHKAHGPVPEPGVIVIARVTKVMAKMASADIMCVGPKSVREKFSGTIRQQDVRATEIDKVDMHTSFRPGDIVKALVLSLGDARSYYLSTAKNELGVVSAESAAGATMAAISWTEMQCPLTGQIEQRKVAKVGV from the exons ATGAAAGGCGATACTTTCGTGACGCCAGGTGAAGTACTGGGAAAAGCCGCCGAGTTGAGAGCAGGAAGGGGAGCCTACGTTTCAGCCCATGATAAAACCGTGTACGCTTCCCTCACTGGGTTCATCTCCATCACCCCTGCTTTACCGGAATCGGCTGACCAG agGCCAACGGTGGAGGTGACGGGTCACAAGGCGCATGGTCCAGTTCCAGAACCTGGTGTTATTGTCATTGCAAGA GTAACAAAAGTGATGGCTAAAATGGCTTCAGCAGATATAATGTGTGTGGGTCCTAAGTCTGTAAGAGAGAAGTTTTCCGGCACTATTAG ACAACAAGATGTCAGAGCAACTGAGATTGACAAAGTAGATATGCACACCTCGTTTCGGCCTGGGGACATTGTTAAAGCTTTAGTT CTCTCCCTCGGCGATGCAAGATCATATTATTTATCAACTGCCAAAAATGAACTCGGTGTTGTTTCTGCTGAAAGTGCCGCTG GTGCAACAATGGCTGCCATTAGTTGGACAGAAATGCAGTGTCCTCTAACAGGACAAATCGAGCAGAGAAAAGTTGCCAAAGTTGGAGTTTGA